One Brevibacillus choshinensis genomic window carries:
- a CDS encoding DUF294 nucleotidyltransferase-like domain-containing protein, with protein MTLANMGDTAIPNFSNLNAYNPQQQSKQVPLTLSPEQLERISRAESFRELSSIRQELLDATPLRTLTRAGELAPFAIVVNLIHDSIIRHSVLLSVGELAKRGVGTPPVPFAFLQFGSGGRHEQALISDQDNGLVYQLPDHLDQAQAEKVHSYFHLLGATIVQGLEEAGYPPCQGNVTCVSQRWRGSVEQWIDRLDGLASHPIWENARYLLLASDARVLWGESAIFQPVLDHFRRLLADNAFLMSRLASNTLHYRVPLGLFGRILPEVNGRFRGAINLKYGVYLPIVNCIRHFALANGIFCSSTLERLSLLREKGIWEKSFCDDLENHFRQVLGLRLVAPLHWEDGQYTSNSYIKLRELSSDTTVMARGAMKLAIRLQRMTAKLPSVSKG; from the coding sequence TTGACCTTAGCGAACATGGGGGATACGGCTATCCCGAACTTCTCCAACCTGAACGCGTACAACCCGCAGCAGCAGTCAAAGCAAGTGCCTCTCACACTCTCTCCTGAGCAGCTGGAGCGGATCAGCCGAGCGGAGTCCTTTCGCGAGCTGTCTTCCATCCGTCAGGAATTGCTGGACGCCACTCCTCTGCGCACCTTGACCCGCGCAGGGGAGCTGGCTCCCTTTGCGATCGTGGTGAATTTGATTCATGACAGCATCATTCGGCATAGCGTGCTCCTATCCGTAGGCGAACTGGCGAAAAGGGGAGTGGGAACACCTCCCGTCCCTTTTGCGTTTCTCCAGTTTGGGAGCGGCGGACGCCACGAACAGGCACTCATCAGCGATCAGGACAACGGTCTCGTCTATCAGCTCCCCGATCATCTGGATCAGGCCCAGGCAGAAAAAGTGCACAGCTATTTTCATCTGCTGGGGGCGACGATCGTACAAGGTTTGGAGGAGGCAGGCTATCCTCCTTGCCAAGGAAATGTGACTTGCGTTTCCCAAAGATGGCGCGGCAGTGTCGAGCAATGGATCGACCGTCTGGACGGCCTTGCCTCCCACCCCATTTGGGAAAACGCCCGCTACCTGCTGCTCGCCAGCGACGCCCGCGTCCTTTGGGGCGAGTCGGCTATTTTCCAGCCCGTGCTGGATCACTTCCGACGCCTGCTTGCGGACAATGCCTTTTTGATGAGCCGCCTGGCGAGCAATACTTTGCATTACCGCGTCCCTCTCGGCTTGTTTGGCCGCATCCTGCCGGAGGTCAACGGCCGCTTTCGGGGAGCCATTAACCTGAAATACGGCGTCTATTTGCCCATCGTCAATTGCATTCGCCACTTTGCCCTCGCCAATGGAATCTTCTGCAGCTCGACACTCGAACGACTGTCGCTGCTGCGTGAGAAGGGCATCTGGGAGAAAAGCTTTTGCGATGACTTGGAAAATCATTTCCGACAAGTACTCGGCTTGCGCCTGGTTGCTCCCCTCCACTGGGAGGACGGACAATACACCAGCAACAGCTACATCAAACTAAGGGAACTGTCATCCGACACCACCGTCATGGCACGTGGGGCTATGAAGCTCGCCATTCGCCTGCAGCGAATGACAGCAAAGCTCCCTTCCGTCTCCAAAGGGTAG
- a CDS encoding ammonium transporter, whose translation MEPTLAQLSSAIDATWVMVSAILVILMQVGFALLEAGSTRMKNAGHVAGKTVLTFGICSIAFWAFGFGLTFGDGNSFLGLSGFFFDGTSTDSFSAFSAATIPISILFLFQLAFCAVSLAIAWGGFAERAKLSIYFIFSVLFTVLIYPVVGHWVWGGGWLAQLGMQDFAGSTVVHLQGAIVALVATILLKPRLGKYNRDGSSNLIPGHNQVYSVLGVLFLWIGWFGFNAGSTLGSTSGFFGYIAMTTNLATAAGAVAALAISWIVMGKADIPSMLNGVLAALVAITASCAFVDPWAAVVIGAVSGILTFYTSIWFDRIGIDDPIFAFSVHGVAGIWGTLSTGLFATPELTEKVGVGAPGLFYGGGFHQLGVQALGLVGAIVYVFVVSYIILSALKATIGLRVTEEEEVVGLDLSEHGGYGYPELLQPERVQPAAAVKASASHTLS comes from the coding sequence ATGGAACCGACTCTAGCGCAACTCTCTTCTGCCATTGATGCCACGTGGGTCATGGTATCCGCGATTCTGGTCATCCTCATGCAAGTAGGCTTCGCACTCTTAGAGGCTGGATCGACCCGCATGAAAAACGCAGGTCACGTTGCCGGCAAGACCGTGCTCACTTTCGGGATCTGCTCCATCGCATTTTGGGCGTTCGGCTTCGGGCTGACCTTTGGAGACGGAAACTCCTTCCTCGGTCTATCCGGATTTTTCTTTGACGGCACTTCTACCGATTCTTTCTCCGCTTTTTCCGCAGCAACAATCCCTATCTCGATTCTCTTTTTGTTCCAGTTAGCCTTTTGCGCCGTTTCTCTCGCCATCGCCTGGGGCGGTTTTGCAGAGCGTGCCAAGCTGTCTATTTATTTCATCTTCAGCGTATTGTTTACGGTCCTCATCTACCCTGTTGTCGGTCACTGGGTCTGGGGCGGCGGTTGGCTCGCCCAGCTCGGCATGCAAGATTTCGCCGGTTCGACGGTCGTCCACTTGCAAGGTGCCATCGTAGCTCTGGTCGCTACCATCCTCTTGAAGCCACGTCTCGGCAAATACAATCGTGATGGCAGTTCCAACCTGATTCCCGGGCACAACCAGGTGTATTCCGTTCTCGGCGTGCTGTTCCTGTGGATCGGCTGGTTCGGTTTCAACGCAGGCTCCACCCTCGGCAGCACCTCTGGATTTTTCGGTTACATCGCGATGACGACCAACCTCGCAACAGCAGCCGGTGCAGTCGCCGCTCTGGCGATTTCCTGGATCGTCATGGGCAAAGCTGACATTCCAAGCATGCTGAATGGCGTATTGGCCGCACTGGTAGCCATCACTGCTTCTTGCGCATTCGTCGATCCTTGGGCAGCTGTCGTGATCGGTGCAGTGTCAGGTATTTTAACATTCTACACTTCCATCTGGTTTGACCGCATCGGCATCGACGACCCGATCTTTGCCTTCTCTGTCCACGGTGTGGCCGGGATCTGGGGTACATTGTCCACCGGTCTGTTCGCGACTCCAGAGCTCACGGAAAAAGTAGGGGTGGGCGCACCTGGATTGTTCTACGGCGGCGGCTTCCACCAGCTCGGGGTGCAGGCGCTGGGATTGGTGGGAGCGATTGTCTACGTATTCGTCGTTTCGTACATCATTCTGTCTGCCCTGAAGGCAACGATCGGTCTGCGAGTAACTGAAGAAGAAGAGGTGGTTGGTCTTGACCTTAGCGAACATGGGGGATACGGCTATCCCGAACTTCTCCAACCTGAACGCGTACAACCCGCAGCAGCAGTCAAAGCAAGTGCCTCTCACACTCTCTCCTGA
- a CDS encoding MFS transporter — MEASLWKNSSFLKLWLAQMTANIGDQCYSFALLWYLLQATKSGTALSLLAIPEMVAGLLFYLIGGVLADRYSPRLLMVGADIARIAVVIFVGVMAVWGIEQFAFFLAAQFFLGVFSSLFQPARTVALKSILPMEQLSRANGILDTTFRTVRILAPMTIGLLAAAVPLSTLFFVNAGSYLISVLFLFTIRHSMQRQTNDSTSKLTAAQYRRDIGTGVKELRANRYLFQVLLFGNLGYLVWLVTYNVGFPFLAESMEQGNGSTLAMLMGFYGIGNLLGSLYMSRAYYTRYLLVILIGWLMQACGFLLLTAGASLHWIAFLGAALAGVGGPLIGIPTVTAIQVKATDANVGKVYAINMLMFTFFGMLSSSLGAIWLGKLPVEQLFLISGLFLTALTITGLMVEKRNRTMKHQSFDA, encoded by the coding sequence GTGGAAGCGTCTTTATGGAAGAACAGCTCGTTCCTGAAGCTGTGGCTGGCGCAAATGACAGCCAATATCGGAGATCAATGCTACAGCTTCGCCCTGCTCTGGTACTTGCTGCAGGCGACGAAATCAGGAACCGCCCTCAGCTTGCTCGCCATTCCGGAAATGGTGGCAGGATTGCTGTTCTACTTAATCGGGGGTGTGCTTGCTGACAGATACAGCCCCCGGCTCTTGATGGTGGGTGCGGATATCGCTCGCATCGCCGTGGTCATTTTTGTCGGCGTCATGGCTGTGTGGGGGATCGAACAATTCGCTTTCTTTTTGGCTGCCCAATTTTTTCTCGGCGTCTTTTCCAGCCTTTTTCAGCCTGCTCGAACAGTGGCACTCAAAAGCATCCTTCCCATGGAGCAGCTGAGCAGAGCCAACGGAATCCTGGACACAACCTTTCGGACAGTCCGAATCTTGGCCCCGATGACGATCGGTTTACTGGCTGCAGCCGTCCCGCTGTCTACGCTCTTTTTCGTCAATGCGGGCAGCTATCTGATCTCGGTCTTGTTCCTCTTCACGATTCGTCACTCCATGCAGAGGCAAACGAACGATTCGACCAGCAAGCTGACCGCTGCGCAATACAGGCGTGATATCGGGACAGGCGTGAAAGAGCTCCGCGCCAATCGCTACCTGTTCCAAGTTTTGCTTTTCGGCAATCTGGGTTATCTCGTATGGCTGGTCACCTACAACGTCGGTTTCCCTTTTCTTGCGGAGAGTATGGAGCAAGGCAACGGCAGTACGCTCGCCATGCTGATGGGCTTCTACGGCATCGGCAATCTGCTGGGCAGTCTCTATATGTCGCGTGCTTACTACACGAGATATTTGCTCGTGATCTTGATCGGCTGGCTGATGCAGGCATGCGGATTTTTGCTTTTGACCGCTGGCGCTTCGCTTCACTGGATTGCCTTTCTGGGGGCTGCACTTGCCGGAGTCGGGGGTCCACTCATCGGGATTCCGACCGTTACCGCTATCCAGGTCAAAGCGACGGACGCAAACGTCGGAAAAGTGTACGCCATCAACATGCTGATGTTTACATTTTTCGGCATGCTCTCGAGCAGTCTGGGGGCCATTTGGCTCGGAAAGCTTCCGGTTGAGCAGCTCTTCCTGATTAGCGGCTTGTTTTTAACCGCTCTGACAATCACCGGACTGATGGTGGAAAAACGAAATCGAACCATGAAGCACCAATCCTTTGACGCGTAG
- a CDS encoding MFS transporter has protein sequence MERRYLAIFFYTMFLIGTDTFIISPLLPTLRELYHTDPTQTGWLVGSYALGYALFALFVGPLSDGWNRKRVMSLGMLGFALSTMACGFAEHYATMLVFRFLAGICSAFIGPQIWAAIPALFPPVRIGKAMGIVMTGLTVSQFVGVPLGSFLAAVDISFPFLAVGAASLLAWGLILCCMPDLKPAAPPSDTGTKNRLGSIWPRYRDLLTLPGAARYFLAYFCFMTGFYAFFSFFGMWLADQYAQSVSQIGITTVYAGLGNTVGSLISGWLLEKWGRRNVLTVGFMANALLFSALPHVPSLGFVQVVISFTFFFGGMLVPIVMGLLQTLSTSSRGTISSLANACMYAGTLTGSALSGMLYHSFGFIAITLITSAGMLAAYFMYVPRLEKKRIGASV, from the coding sequence ATGGAACGCCGATATCTCGCCATCTTTTTTTACACCATGTTTTTGATTGGAACGGATACGTTTATCATCAGTCCGCTGCTGCCCACCTTGCGCGAGCTGTACCATACCGATCCGACACAAACCGGTTGGCTGGTAGGTTCCTATGCGCTGGGCTACGCCTTGTTTGCCCTATTCGTCGGTCCACTCTCCGACGGCTGGAACCGCAAACGGGTGATGTCTCTGGGAATGCTGGGCTTTGCCCTGAGCACGATGGCTTGCGGGTTTGCTGAGCATTACGCCACGATGCTCGTCTTTCGTTTTCTTGCGGGGATTTGCTCCGCCTTCATCGGCCCTCAAATATGGGCTGCCATCCCTGCCTTGTTCCCTCCCGTCCGGATCGGCAAGGCTATGGGCATTGTGATGACCGGTCTTACAGTCTCTCAGTTCGTAGGGGTTCCTCTCGGCAGCTTTCTCGCAGCAGTCGATATTTCCTTTCCTTTTCTTGCAGTCGGAGCCGCCTCTCTCCTCGCTTGGGGTTTGATCCTCTGCTGCATGCCTGATTTGAAGCCGGCTGCCCCCCCCTCTGACACAGGCACAAAAAATCGTCTGGGATCTATCTGGCCACGTTATCGCGACCTGCTGACACTGCCTGGCGCAGCCCGCTATTTTCTTGCCTATTTTTGCTTCATGACAGGTTTCTACGCTTTCTTTTCCTTCTTTGGCATGTGGCTTGCCGATCAATACGCTCAATCCGTTTCCCAGATCGGGATCACGACCGTTTATGCGGGCCTCGGAAACACCGTGGGCAGCCTGATCAGCGGCTGGCTGCTGGAGAAGTGGGGGAGAAGAAATGTGCTCACGGTAGGATTTATGGCAAATGCTCTTCTTTTCTCCGCGTTGCCACACGTGCCGTCGCTTGGCTTTGTACAAGTAGTGATCTCCTTTACGTTCTTCTTTGGCGGTATGCTCGTCCCCATCGTGATGGGACTATTGCAAACACTTTCCACCAGCTCACGCGGCACGATCTCCAGTTTGGCGAATGCCTGCATGTACGCGGGCACCTTGACTGGCTCCGCTCTTTCAGGAATGCTGTACCACTCCTTTGGTTTCATCGCCATTACCCTTATTACCAGCGCAGGTATGCTCGCTGCCTATTTCATGTACGTTCCTAGACTGGAGAAAAAACGCATCGGCGCTTCCGTATGA
- a CDS encoding ArsR/SmtB family transcription factor, which produces MIIEQQNQQLLNEQRIKIFKALADETRLAIVKTLYQSGREMNCGEVGDICEASKSNASYHFRTLREAGLIKVRKEGQIRFMCIQTDTFQQFLPGFLDTL; this is translated from the coding sequence ATGATTATTGAACAACAAAACCAGCAGCTTCTCAACGAGCAACGGATCAAAATTTTCAAAGCCCTAGCTGATGAAACGAGACTTGCCATCGTCAAAACGCTGTACCAATCGGGCAGGGAAATGAACTGCGGAGAAGTGGGAGACATCTGTGAGGCTTCCAAGTCAAACGCCTCTTATCACTTCCGCACACTGCGCGAGGCGGGATTGATCAAAGTGAGGAAGGAGGGACAAATTCGTTTTATGTGCATCCAGACAGATACGTTCCAGCAATTCTTGCCTGGCTTCTTGGATACCCTGTGA
- a CDS encoding toprim domain-containing protein, with protein MDGCVIIVEGKTDRERLLRVLAEPVTILCTWGTYSPEKGEELAMQTQDADEVYLFTDEDDSGKKLRAHLMEDLPHAAHLHTQKMYGEVANTPLNVLADILERAGFAIDPSHLELG; from the coding sequence ATGGATGGATGCGTGATCATCGTGGAAGGAAAAACGGACAGGGAGCGGCTGCTGCGGGTTTTGGCAGAGCCTGTCACGATTCTTTGCACGTGGGGGACGTACAGCCCTGAAAAGGGAGAGGAGCTCGCCATGCAGACACAAGATGCAGACGAGGTCTATCTGTTCACGGATGAAGACGACAGCGGAAAAAAACTGCGCGCACACTTGATGGAGGATTTGCCGCATGCTGCCCATTTGCACACCCAGAAAATGTACGGAGAAGTTGCCAATACTCCCCTGAACGTATTGGCGGATATCCTCGAGCGGGCAGGCTTTGCGATCGATCCATCCCACCTCGAACTTGGCTGA
- a CDS encoding undecaprenyl-diphosphate phosphatase — MLLLLEHIFLGIVQGLTEFLPISSTGHLVLFRKLFGLQEAGLLFDTMLHLGTLIAVVIVFWPQIQYILTHPFSKLTRLLIVGTIPTAVIGIAFEDYFEEISRTGITIGWEFLATGVILWGVESMRRGRRTFDQITYTDALIIGTLQGAAILPAISRSGLTIAGSLMRGIERGDAARFSFLLSLPAILGACVLQTAKLADAPMETSLLIPMIVGTMFSAIAGYFAIRWMLKIISTGSMKGFAIYVWILGLAILALQWWGW, encoded by the coding sequence ATGCTGCTTTTGCTCGAACATATTTTTCTGGGAATCGTGCAAGGCTTGACCGAATTTTTACCGATTTCCAGCACAGGTCATCTCGTCCTGTTTCGCAAGCTGTTTGGCCTGCAGGAAGCTGGCCTGCTATTCGACACCATGCTGCACCTGGGGACGCTCATCGCGGTGGTCATCGTCTTTTGGCCGCAGATTCAGTACATCCTCACGCATCCCTTCAGCAAGCTCACAAGATTGCTGATTGTCGGTACGATTCCGACAGCTGTGATCGGCATCGCCTTTGAGGATTACTTTGAAGAAATCTCACGGACGGGCATCACGATCGGGTGGGAATTTCTCGCGACAGGCGTCATTCTCTGGGGCGTGGAATCCATGCGTCGCGGCAGACGTACCTTTGACCAAATCACTTATACCGACGCTCTGATCATCGGAACCTTGCAGGGCGCAGCTATCCTGCCAGCCATTTCCCGCTCTGGACTGACCATAGCCGGGTCGCTCATGCGCGGGATCGAACGAGGGGATGCGGCCCGCTTCTCGTTTCTGCTCTCATTGCCCGCGATTCTTGGGGCCTGCGTCCTGCAAACGGCCAAGCTCGCCGATGCCCCCATGGAGACCTCCCTGCTGATCCCGATGATCGTCGGGACGATGTTTTCCGCCATCGCCGGCTATTTCGCCATTCGCTGGATGCTGAAAATCATCAGCACCGGTTCGATGAAAGGCTTTGCCATCTATGTGTGGATCTTGGGGCTCGCCATCCTCGCCCTTCAATGGTGGGGCTGGTAG
- a CDS encoding CvfB family protein: MYKQKKQVRTYKQPSQLDSGMTLLMTVSRKTDIGYFLQSGKDEVFLHKNEAHGPLDVDEEVEVFLYHDHENRLAATMDLPYVAMGEYGWLEVVDLSSRMGVFLDNGINKHLLVFIDDLPKLRDEWPRPGDRLLVTLKKDKQGRLLAQPVTEQEVLQFSVQADAGMKNKNVEATVYKVIAAGAFLLTEDEHVMFIHRDEMTERMRLGQTVRCRVSFVREDGRLNGSMRERKEVQYGEDAEKLLRYLNNRDGAMPYTDKTDADVIQEKFQMSKFSFKRALGKLMKERRVEQVDGWTKVIKQE, translated from the coding sequence ATGTACAAACAGAAAAAACAAGTACGGACGTATAAGCAGCCCAGCCAATTAGACTCGGGAATGACCCTTTTGATGACGGTGTCCCGAAAAACCGACATTGGTTACTTTTTGCAATCAGGCAAGGACGAAGTGTTTCTGCATAAGAATGAAGCGCATGGACCATTGGATGTGGACGAAGAGGTAGAAGTGTTTTTGTACCACGACCACGAGAATCGTCTGGCTGCCACCATGGACCTCCCTTATGTAGCGATGGGGGAATATGGCTGGCTGGAGGTGGTCGACCTCTCGTCGCGTATGGGCGTATTTTTGGACAACGGGATCAACAAGCACCTGCTCGTATTCATCGATGACCTGCCAAAGCTCAGAGACGAATGGCCGCGTCCAGGGGATCGCTTGCTGGTGACCTTGAAGAAGGACAAGCAGGGCAGGCTTTTGGCGCAGCCGGTGACGGAGCAGGAAGTGCTGCAGTTCTCGGTCCAGGCGGATGCTGGCATGAAAAACAAAAACGTAGAAGCCACCGTGTACAAGGTCATCGCAGCTGGCGCGTTTTTGCTGACAGAGGATGAGCATGTCATGTTCATTCACCGCGATGAGATGACTGAACGGATGAGACTCGGTCAAACGGTGCGCTGCCGTGTAAGCTTTGTGCGTGAGGATGGCAGACTGAACGGCTCCATGCGTGAACGCAAGGAAGTCCAGTACGGCGAAGATGCCGAAAAGCTGCTTCGCTATCTGAACAACCGGGATGGCGCGATGCCGTATACGGACAAGACCGATGCGGATGTCATCCAGGAAAAATTCCAGATGAGCAAGTTCAGCTTCAAGCGGGCGCTGGGCAAGCTGATGAAGGAACGAAGAGTCGAGCAAGTCGATGGCTGGACAAAAGTCATCAAACAAGAGTAG
- a CDS encoding TRAP transporter permease has product MSTTNTTNMSQQEMDQLIAQYDKESAVRQFTGPMKWISFILLVLFSLYQLSSTLFLTLPPQIHRPIHLAFGLGLVYLLYAGSSKGNKNKVGIVNIILALFGVSVCMYWVFDYEGLVTRTGNYTTLDMVVGGVAILLVLEAARRVVGVPITLIATLFLLYTYFGPYMPGFLEHRGSDVDRIIGHSYYTLEGILGTPLGVSSTFIFLFVLFGAFLEKTGVGEYFNDLSLVIAGRRIGGPAKVAVFSSALQGTISGSSVANVVTSGAFTIPMMKRLGYRPEFAAAVEASSSTGGQIMPPVMGAAAFLMAEFIGVPYLDIAKSATLPAILFFVGIWIMTHFEAKRLGLRGLTKEELPDKKEVLKKMYLLLPIVIIITALMMNISAERSAIIGILSTIVVGAFRKETRMSLADILEALASGAKMALGVVAATACAGIIVGTITLTGIGLKLANGLIDLAGGQLFLTLFFTMIASLILGMGTPTTANYIITSTIAAPALVQLGVPEIAAHMFTFYFGIVADITPPVALAAFAAAGIAKSKPMRTGVESTRLSIAAFMAPYIFVVSPALLLINTTFMESIWVMFTSILGMIGVGAGLIGFWMAKLNPLERILAIAGGILAVIPGIETDIAGIALLALTFGLSLYKARKQKQQLQASA; this is encoded by the coding sequence ATGAGCACAACCAACACAACGAACATGAGTCAGCAAGAGATGGATCAACTGATTGCCCAATACGACAAAGAATCTGCTGTCCGCCAATTCACAGGACCGATGAAATGGATCTCTTTCATCCTTCTCGTCCTCTTTTCCCTTTATCAGCTTTCAAGTACGCTCTTTCTCACTCTGCCCCCGCAAATCCATCGGCCTATTCACTTGGCATTCGGGCTCGGCCTGGTCTACCTGCTTTACGCAGGAAGCAGCAAAGGCAACAAAAACAAAGTAGGGATTGTGAACATTATCCTCGCATTGTTCGGTGTCAGCGTCTGTATGTACTGGGTTTTTGATTACGAAGGACTGGTCACACGTACAGGAAACTACACGACGCTGGATATGGTTGTCGGCGGAGTCGCCATCCTGCTCGTTCTGGAGGCAGCTCGCCGCGTAGTAGGCGTCCCTATCACCCTGATTGCCACCCTGTTCCTGCTTTACACTTATTTCGGACCATACATGCCAGGATTCCTGGAGCATCGAGGCAGTGATGTAGACCGGATTATCGGACACAGCTACTACACGCTGGAAGGGATTCTTGGAACTCCACTTGGTGTTTCTTCGACCTTTATCTTTTTGTTTGTCCTGTTTGGTGCGTTTCTGGAAAAAACGGGTGTTGGCGAATATTTTAACGACCTGTCTTTGGTCATTGCTGGGCGCCGCATTGGCGGACCGGCCAAAGTAGCGGTCTTCTCCAGTGCCCTGCAAGGAACCATCAGCGGAAGCTCCGTTGCCAACGTCGTTACCTCCGGAGCCTTCACTATTCCCATGATGAAGCGCCTCGGCTACCGCCCTGAGTTCGCTGCAGCCGTAGAAGCTTCTTCCTCTACGGGTGGACAGATCATGCCACCGGTAATGGGAGCGGCTGCCTTCCTGATGGCTGAATTCATCGGCGTGCCTTATCTGGATATCGCCAAGTCTGCTACATTGCCTGCCATCCTGTTCTTTGTCGGGATCTGGATCATGACGCACTTTGAAGCCAAACGACTCGGTCTTCGTGGTCTGACCAAAGAGGAGCTGCCAGACAAGAAAGAAGTACTGAAGAAGATGTACCTGCTTTTGCCTATCGTCATTATCATCACGGCTCTGATGATGAATATCTCCGCTGAACGCTCAGCCATCATCGGGATTCTGTCTACCATCGTCGTGGGTGCGTTCCGTAAAGAAACACGCATGTCTTTGGCTGACATTCTCGAAGCGCTCGCTTCCGGTGCCAAAATGGCCCTTGGCGTCGTAGCCGCGACAGCATGCGCAGGTATCATCGTAGGTACGATTACCTTGACTGGAATTGGTCTGAAGCTCGCTAACGGTCTGATTGACCTGGCAGGTGGACAGCTGTTCCTGACTCTGTTCTTCACGATGATCGCTTCTCTGATCCTGGGAATGGGTACGCCAACCACGGCGAACTACATCATTACGTCCACGATCGCTGCTCCTGCCTTAGTCCAGCTGGGTGTGCCAGAGATTGCTGCACACATGTTCACGTTCTACTTCGGTATCGTCGCTGACATTACGCCACCGGTTGCTCTCGCCGCATTTGCCGCAGCCGGTATAGCCAAGTCGAAGCCGATGCGAACGGGAGTGGAGTCAACCAGGCTATCGATCGCAGCCTTCATGGCTCCTTACATCTTTGTCGTCTCACCTGCTTTGCTTTTGATCAACACGACTTTTATGGAATCGATCTGGGTCATGTTCACTTCCATCCTGGGAATGATCGGGGTTGGCGCCGGTTTGATTGGCTTCTGGATGGCAAAACTCAATCCGCTGGAGCGCATTCTCGCAATAGCCGGGGGTATTCTGGCAGTAATCCCGGGAATCGAGACAGATATCGCCGGTATTGCTCTGCTTGCACTCACATTCGGTCTGTCCTTGTACAAAGCACGCAAGCAAAAGCAACAACTCCAAGCCTCTGCCTAA
- a CDS encoding DUF1850 domain-containing protein, which produces MFVRTQKGRTAFRLFSLLLLLAAVTVFCSIPLVPSLVIRDTLSHELMWSSKITDDTAFGIRWTHSIHRSLIEEQYRIQGGQIILSEMSFHDYGIGMENELSPGEELVISDGVFRIRHMNRVFPALHLFIGQVRANHTLLFAGNEIPLSTIDKPGAAITIQAEKRSILSEIGGY; this is translated from the coding sequence ATGTTTGTGAGAACACAGAAAGGGCGGACCGCGTTCCGCCTTTTCTCCTTACTGCTCCTGCTGGCGGCGGTCACCGTTTTTTGCTCGATCCCCTTGGTTCCTTCTTTAGTGATTCGCGATACGCTGTCCCATGAGCTCATGTGGAGCAGCAAGATTACTGATGATACTGCATTTGGCATTCGTTGGACTCATTCCATTCATCGCTCCTTAATCGAAGAGCAATACCGCATCCAGGGCGGACAGATCATTTTGTCGGAAATGTCCTTCCATGACTACGGTATCGGCATGGAAAACGAGTTGTCCCCTGGTGAAGAGTTGGTCATCTCGGATGGAGTATTCCGCATTCGTCACATGAACCGTGTCTTTCCCGCCCTCCACCTGTTTATCGGACAGGTCAGGGCTAACCATACGCTGCTTTTTGCCGGTAATGAGATTCCGCTCAGCACGATCGACAAGCCGGGCGCTGCCATTACCATTCAGGCCGAAAAGCGATCCATATTGAGCGAGATAGGAGGCTATTAG